Proteins encoded in a region of the Enterococcus gilvus ATCC BAA-350 genome:
- the pcrA gene encoding DNA helicase PcrA: MPNKLDLLAGLNPKQKDAVLHTEGPLLIMAGAGSGKTRVLTHRIAYLIEEKNVNPWNILAITFTNKAAREMKERVNGILGKGGEDVWVSTFHSMCVRILRRDVDAIGYDRNFTILDGSDQQTLMKRILKELNIDPKKYDPRSILGAISNAKNELLTPETYAERQGSFFEEIVAHCYDAYQKALRNNQSMDFDDLIMNTIRLFEDNAEVLTYYQNKFHYLHVDEYQDTNHAQYTLVNMLAARFRNLCVVGDADQSIYGWRGADMQNILDFEKDYNDATVILLEQNYRSTKSILDAANQVIQNNSNRRDKNLWTDNQAGEQITYYRADSERDEAQFIVSKIKEEIQANNRSYNDFAVLYRTNAQSRVIEDTLVKSNVPYTMVGGHKFYDRKEIKDIIAYLNIINNPRDGVSFERVINTPKRGIGAASVEKLRNFAAMHDWSMVEASQNVDLANISGKAGRMIGEFGTMISQFQEMIAYLPVTDLVDQVLERTGYLDELKNQRTLEAESRLENLEEFRTVTKEFDKRNETQEDDAANAPEEKLAIFLNDLALVSDLDDYQEDSAQVTLMTLHAAKGLEFPIVFLIGMEEKIFPLSRSLMEESELEEERRLAYVGITRAEESLYLTNAFSRTLYGKTQYNQPSRFVAEIDDSLLNAVGMQPQPKATFSNPFSTATTPMKPKYQHATREPKMDKTASGGENESWNPGDKVQHKKWGVGTVVKVSGNAKDVELDIAFPQQGVKRLLAAFAPIEKIQK; this comes from the coding sequence ATGCCAAACAAACTGGACTTGTTAGCAGGACTAAACCCTAAACAAAAAGACGCGGTTCTTCATACAGAAGGCCCGCTATTGATCATGGCGGGAGCAGGAAGTGGAAAGACACGGGTCTTGACGCATCGCATCGCTTATTTAATAGAAGAAAAAAACGTGAACCCTTGGAATATTTTGGCGATCACCTTTACAAATAAGGCAGCTCGAGAGATGAAAGAGCGGGTCAATGGTATTCTTGGCAAAGGCGGCGAAGATGTCTGGGTATCAACGTTTCACTCAATGTGCGTGCGCATTTTGCGACGTGACGTGGATGCGATCGGTTATGATCGGAATTTTACGATTTTAGATGGTTCAGACCAGCAAACCTTAATGAAAAGAATCTTAAAAGAATTAAATATTGATCCAAAAAAATATGATCCTCGATCCATCTTAGGTGCGATCAGCAATGCAAAAAATGAGTTGTTGACACCTGAAACTTATGCAGAACGCCAAGGCTCATTTTTCGAGGAAATTGTTGCGCATTGTTATGATGCGTATCAGAAAGCGTTGCGGAACAATCAAAGCATGGACTTTGACGATTTGATCATGAACACGATCCGATTGTTTGAAGACAACGCAGAAGTATTGACGTACTATCAAAACAAATTTCATTATTTGCATGTGGACGAGTATCAAGATACCAACCATGCACAATATACGCTAGTAAATATGCTGGCTGCTCGTTTCCGAAATTTATGTGTCGTGGGAGACGCGGATCAAAGTATTTATGGCTGGCGCGGCGCGGACATGCAGAATATTTTAGACTTTGAAAAAGACTATAACGATGCGACAGTTATTTTATTGGAACAAAATTACCGGTCAACAAAGAGTATTCTGGATGCGGCCAACCAGGTGATTCAAAATAACAGCAATCGCCGTGACAAAAACTTGTGGACGGACAATCAAGCAGGGGAACAAATCACGTATTATCGTGCGGATAGCGAGAGAGATGAAGCACAATTTATCGTGAGTAAGATCAAAGAGGAAATCCAAGCCAACAACCGCAGCTATAACGATTTTGCTGTATTGTATCGGACAAATGCGCAATCCCGTGTAATCGAGGATACCCTCGTGAAATCAAATGTGCCCTATACCATGGTTGGAGGTCATAAATTCTATGATCGTAAAGAAATCAAGGATATCATCGCTTATTTGAATATCATCAATAATCCTCGAGACGGCGTCAGCTTTGAACGAGTGATCAATACACCAAAGCGTGGGATCGGTGCAGCTTCTGTTGAGAAATTACGTAATTTTGCAGCGATGCATGATTGGTCGATGGTGGAAGCCTCGCAAAATGTCGATTTAGCCAATATTTCTGGAAAAGCTGGTCGGATGATCGGTGAATTCGGTACGATGATTTCGCAGTTTCAAGAAATGATCGCCTATTTACCTGTGACAGATCTTGTGGATCAAGTTTTAGAACGAACTGGCTACTTGGATGAATTGAAAAATCAGCGAACGCTTGAAGCAGAATCCCGTTTAGAAAACTTAGAGGAATTCCGTACTGTAACGAAAGAATTTGATAAGCGGAATGAGACGCAAGAAGACGATGCAGCAAATGCACCAGAAGAAAAATTGGCGATTTTCTTAAACGATTTGGCGTTAGTCTCCGATTTAGACGATTACCAAGAGGATAGCGCACAAGTAACATTGATGACCTTACACGCGGCTAAAGGCTTGGAGTTTCCAATTGTCTTTCTAATTGGGATGGAAGAAAAAATCTTCCCATTGTCTCGGTCTTTAATGGAAGAATCTGAATTAGAAGAAGAGCGTCGATTGGCTTATGTCGGGATCACCCGTGCGGAAGAAAGCCTGTATCTGACCAATGCATTTTCTCGGACGCTTTATGGGAAGACGCAATACAATCAGCCTTCTCGTTTTGTGGCAGAGATTGATGACAGCTTGTTAAATGCTGTGGGGATGCAGCCGCAGCCTAAAGCGACGTTTAGTAATCCTTTCAGTACAGCTACCACTCCTATGAAGCCTAAGTATCAGCATGCTACCCGAGAACCCAAAATGGATAAAACTGCCTCTGGCGGGGAGAACGAAAGCTGGAACCCTGGCGACAAAGTTCAACACAAAAAATGGGGTGTCGGTACTGTGGTGAAGGTCAGTGGGAATGCAAAAGATGTGGAGTTAGATATCGCGTTTCCTCAACAAGGGGTCAAACGATTGCTTGCCGCTTTTGCACCAATTGAAAAAATACAAAAATAA
- a CDS encoding ClC family H(+)/Cl(-) exchange transporter translates to MKKEHEIKRLDSTKVIFILKGILIGGIAGIIVSLFRLAIEKMMAHIVTFYLWFRENPLWLIPWILVMLSFACIVGLLIKSEPDIKGSGIPQVEGTLQGEISLRWFSVLWKKFIGGILSVGSGLFLGREGPSIQLGAMVGQGFSEITQASTSEKKIFISSGAAAGLGAAFNAPIAGLLFVIEEVHHHFSPLIWLTSLTAALTANLISLNFFGLRPVLFIANVPSLPLKEYGWLIGLGVLLGLLGYVYQLVLLSLPRWYKHTHLPEYLYGIVPFLLIVPIAFFFPHYLGGGNQIVLALGERNLSLNLLIFLFLLRFIFSMVSYGANLPGGIFLPILTLGALIGGIYGTMLHQWAGLDAQFIRDFAIFAMAGYFTAIGKAPLTAIILVTEMVGNITHLMPLAVCSLTAYVVNDLLGGNPIYESLLERLLKGLLPSITGNKTIIEFPVTAESTLDGTMVRDFNWPKEMLLISIRRGSSEILTHGDTVMKVGDLLMILTDEGYTQKIKKQIRERSDAAIAKKQDKAISD, encoded by the coding sequence ATGAAAAAAGAACATGAAATCAAACGTTTAGATAGCACGAAAGTTATTTTTATCTTGAAAGGCATTCTTATCGGAGGGATTGCCGGTATTATCGTCAGTCTTTTTCGTCTCGCAATCGAGAAAATGATGGCTCATATAGTGACCTTTTATCTATGGTTCCGAGAAAATCCTTTATGGCTGATCCCATGGATTCTCGTAATGCTGAGCTTCGCGTGTATCGTTGGGCTTTTGATCAAATCAGAACCCGATATTAAAGGCAGCGGTATCCCCCAAGTAGAAGGAACGCTTCAAGGAGAAATTTCGTTGCGCTGGTTTTCGGTCTTGTGGAAAAAATTTATCGGAGGGATCTTATCTGTGGGTTCAGGCCTCTTTTTAGGTCGAGAAGGGCCTTCGATCCAACTGGGTGCGATGGTTGGGCAAGGGTTTAGCGAAATTACGCAGGCCTCTACTTCTGAAAAAAAGATTTTCATATCTAGCGGCGCTGCGGCTGGACTAGGTGCGGCCTTTAACGCGCCAATTGCTGGATTGCTTTTCGTAATTGAAGAGGTCCACCATCATTTTTCTCCTTTGATTTGGCTGACATCTCTGACTGCCGCCTTAACAGCGAATTTAATTTCATTGAACTTTTTTGGATTAAGACCTGTCCTGTTTATCGCAAATGTCCCGTCTTTGCCGTTGAAGGAATATGGGTGGCTAATTGGACTGGGGGTTCTCCTGGGACTTTTAGGTTATGTCTATCAACTAGTTTTGTTGTCTCTGCCGCGTTGGTATAAACATACCCATCTTCCAGAATACCTTTATGGGATCGTTCCTTTCTTATTGATCGTTCCTATCGCCTTCTTTTTTCCGCATTATTTGGGCGGCGGGAATCAAATTGTTCTAGCACTTGGTGAACGCAATCTTTCATTGAATTTATTGATTTTTCTATTTTTATTGCGCTTCATTTTTTCAATGGTGTCCTATGGTGCGAATCTTCCTGGGGGTATTTTTCTTCCTATTTTGACATTAGGCGCGTTGATTGGTGGAATTTATGGAACAATGCTTCATCAGTGGGCCGGACTAGATGCCCAATTTATTCGGGACTTCGCGATCTTTGCAATGGCTGGGTATTTTACAGCGATTGGGAAAGCTCCGCTGACGGCAATTATTTTAGTGACAGAAATGGTTGGAAACATCACTCATCTGATGCCTTTAGCTGTGTGTTCCCTTACTGCATATGTAGTGAATGATTTGTTAGGCGGAAATCCGATTTATGAATCGTTACTTGAGCGGCTGTTAAAAGGGCTCCTTCCAAGCATCACAGGAAACAAGACGATCATTGAATTTCCCGTAACGGCAGAAAGCACCTTAGATGGCACCATGGTAAGAGATTTCAACTGGCCGAAAGAAATGCTGTTGATCTCGATTCGGCGAGGCTCTTCTGAAATCCTCACTCATGGAGATACCGTGATGAAAGTCGGCGACCTGCTTATGATTTTAACGGATGAAGGGTATACCCAGAAAATCAAGAAACAAATTCGTGAGCGATCCGATGCAGCAATTGCCAAGAAACAAGACAAAGCAATCAGCGATTGA